A portion of the Salmo trutta chromosome 1, fSalTru1.1, whole genome shotgun sequence genome contains these proteins:
- the LOC115198136 gene encoding C1q-related factor, which translates to MLVLVLVVLIPVLVSSVGTDTSHFEMLGTCRMVCDPYLNKGTTASSTSSSGIQAEAEALSDNSNMPSTLVQGPQGKQGRPGKPGLPGPPGEPGPPGPVGPPGDRGSGGRTGILGLGGNGAISTATYSTVPRVAFYAGLKNPHEGYEILKFDDVVTNLGNNYDGISGKFICSIPGTYFFIYHVLMRGGDGTSMWADLCKNEQVRASAIAQDADQNYDYASNSVILHLDAGDEVYIKLDGGKAHGGNNNKYSTFSGFILYAD; encoded by the exons ATGCTGGTCCTGGTGCTGGTGGTTCTCATCCCCGTCCTGGTCAGCTCCGTGGGCACCGACACCAGCCACTTTGAAATGCTAGGTACCTGCCGCATGGTGTGCGACCCCTACCTGaacaagggcacaacggccagcAGCACCAGCTCCAGTGGCATCCAGGCGGAGGCCGAGGCCCTCAGCGACAACAGCAACATGCCCTCCACGCTGGTGCAGGGCCCCCAGGGCAAGCAAGGCAGGCCAGGTAAACCTGGACTCCCGGGACCACCTGGAGAGCCAGGGCCACCAGGGCCAGTGGGACCCCCTGGAGACCGAGGGTCTGGAGGGAGGACTGGGATTTTGGGGTTGGGGGGAAACGGAGCTATCAGCACGGCCACCTACAGCACAGTGCCCCGGGTGGCCTTTTACGCAGGGCTTAAGAACCCCCATGAAGGCTATGAGATCCTCAAGTTTGACGACGTGGTCACCAACTTGGGAAACAACTACGACGGCATCTCAGGCAAGTTCATCTGCAGCATCCCTGGCACCTACTTCTTCATCTACCATGTGCtgatgagaggaggggatgggaccAGTATGTGGGCAGACCTCTGCAAAAACGAACAG gTGCGAGCTAGTGCCATCGCCCAGGACGCTGACCAGAACTATGACTACGCCTCCAACAGCGTCATCCTCCACCTAGACGCAGGCGACGAGGTCTACATCAAGCTGGACGGGGGCAAGGCTCACGgcggcaacaacaacaaatacagCACCTTCTCTGGGTTCATCCTCTACGCCGACTGA